A stretch of the Planktothricoides raciborskii GIHE-MW2 genome encodes the following:
- a CDS encoding Fur family transcriptional regulator, which translates to MKKISSLEDALNQCRDLGMRMSRQRRFILELLWQVPEHLSAREIYDRLNREGKAIGHTSVYQNLEALSGQGIIECIERSDGRLYGNISDSHSHINCLNTGQLLDIYVTLPEELIKQIEAQTGVQITDYRIDFYGYRLSSAETSEQIAVTD; encoded by the coding sequence GTGAAAAAAATTTCCTCTTTAGAAGATGCTTTAAACCAATGTCGAGATTTAGGGATGCGGATGAGCCGTCAGAGGCGATTTATTTTGGAACTGCTGTGGCAGGTTCCAGAACATCTTTCGGCGCGGGAAATTTACGATCGCCTCAATCGAGAAGGCAAAGCCATTGGTCATACTTCGGTGTATCAAAACCTCGAAGCCTTATCCGGTCAAGGGATTATCGAATGTATCGAGCGATCCGATGGGCGGCTGTATGGGAACATCAGTGACTCCCACAGTCATATCAATTGTCTCAACACAGGTCAACTTTTGGATATTTATGTAACATTACCAGAAGAACTGATCAAGCAAATAGAAGCGCAAACTGGCGTTCAAATTACTGATTACCGAATTGATTTTTACGGTTATCGATTATCGTCGGCTGAAACCTCTGAACAGATTGCCGTGACT
- a CDS encoding IS607 family transposase — protein MKYVTPREASESLGVAISTLRRWDKQGKIKSIRTPGGQRRFAIVEYEQDAKPTICYARVSSYSQRDDLSRQVEFLRHAYPSSEIVQEIGSGLNFKRKKLIAILERIYRADVGCLVCAYPDRIVRFGFPLIEWLCDQAGCKLVVLNQRNLSPERELVEDILSILHCFSARLYGLRKYKKQVEKVLQEKSQKLNDETDSECRQENPNISL, from the coding sequence ATGAAATATGTTACGCCCAGAGAAGCATCTGAATCTCTTGGAGTTGCCATTAGTACATTGCGGCGATGGGACAAACAAGGAAAAATCAAGTCCATCCGAACCCCAGGGGGGCAGCGCCGATTTGCAATTGTTGAGTACGAGCAGGACGCGAAACCAACTATTTGCTATGCAAGAGTCTCTAGTTATTCCCAGCGAGATGACTTGTCTAGACAAGTTGAATTTTTGCGCCACGCATATCCGTCATCTGAAATTGTTCAAGAAATTGGCTCCGGACTCAATTTTAAGCGGAAAAAACTTATCGCCATTTTGGAGCGAATCTACCGGGCTGATGTCGGATGCCTTGTCTGCGCTTACCCCGATAGAATCGTCCGATTTGGATTCCCGCTTATTGAGTGGTTATGCGACCAAGCTGGATGCAAACTCGTGGTTCTTAATCAACGTAATCTCTCTCCAGAAAGAGAACTCGTTGAAGATATCCTGTCCATCCTCCATTGCTTTTCTGCAAGGCTATACGGACTGCGAAAATACAAAAAACAAGTTGAAAAAGTGCTTCAAGAAAAAAGCCAGAAACTCAACGACGAAACGGACTCAGAATGCCGTCAAGAGAATCCGAATATATCCCTGTAA